The proteins below come from a single Miscanthus floridulus cultivar M001 chromosome 1, ASM1932011v1, whole genome shotgun sequence genomic window:
- the LOC136477021 gene encoding BTB/POZ domain-containing protein At3g50780-like, protein MAEWKVASVDARTTKIRNVPIAVTPEGFWCCPSQAVLQKTAKNQNQQAKTKTKGGASPLASKASSNQKAPTISSERRTHSTPTRAKINSEEQRCLPAEDATTNPPKAVNERPQKQHKISVGFGELEMSDLKVVLYGKDGVAVKMSVHKNILAENSTFFADKLSRQSPVSSIEVPDCEDVEIYVETVGLMYCSDVKQRLIKQTVPRVLRVLKVAELLGFSACVMSCLDYLEAVPWVGEEEENVVSSVRNLQSENYGVSPVLKRVASDLTTPPNDTFSHIIELVLRSNEDRGRREMKSLVQKLLKENSTSCISGSSDLCSETLYRSCRNCLDSLLILFQQATDSDFAEQALNIKEPVFRQIALEADNLLWLAEILADRNAADEFTVIWASQRELAGLHSKLLVKSRHLVSCVTARLFVAIGKGEMLPSKDTRRLLLDVWLQPLMDDYNWLQHGCRSFDRKVVEEGIGRTILTLPLEDQQTILLSWLGSFLKVGDSCPNLQKAFEVWWRRTFIRPYAEQQGNRSQSGRS, encoded by the exons ATGGCGGAATGGAAGGTTGCAAGTGTTGATGCCCGGACGACGAAGATCAGAAATGTCCCTATTGCTGTAACCCCAGAAGGGTTCTGGTGCTGCCCGTCGCAGGCCGTGCTCCAGAAGACGGCGAAGAACCAAAACCAGCAGGCGAAAACGAAGACCAAAGGGGGTGCCTCGCCTCTTGCATCAAAGGCCTCATCAAATCAGAAGGCACCAACAATCTCATCCGAGAGAAGGACACACTCGACTCCGACAAGGGCTAAAATCAATTCAGAGGAGCAGAGGTGCTTGCCGGCAGAGGATGCTACGACTAATCCACCAAAGGCAGTGAATGAAAGGCCACAGAAGCAGCACAAGATATCTGTTGGATTTGGCGAGCTCGAGATGAGTGACTTGAAGGTGGTGCTGTATGGCAAGGATGGTGTTGCGGTAAAGATGAGCGTTCACAAGAACATCCTAGCTGAAAACAGTACCTTCTTTGCTGATAAGCTCTCCAGGCAATCTCCAGTGTCCAGTATAGAAGTGCCTGATTGTGAGGATGTGGAGATTTATGTTGAGACTGTTGGGTTGATGTACTGCAGTGATGTCAAGCAGAGGCTGATCAAGCAAACTGTTCCTCGTGTTCTTCGAGTCTTGAAG GTTGCAGAGCTGTTAGGTTTCTCAGCATGTGTCATGTCATGCTTAGATTACTTGGAAGCGGTCCCTTGggttggggaagaagaagaaaatgtgGTCTCATCTGTTCGGAATCTGCAGAGTGAGAACTATGGTGTTAGTCCTGTACTGAAGAGGGTAGCGTCTGATCTAACGACCCCACCAAATGACACATTTTCACATATCATTGAATTGGTTTTGAGAAGCAATGAGGATAGGGGGCGGCGTGAGATGAAATCTTTGGTACAGAAGCTTCTGAAGGAGAATAGCACTAGCTGTATAAGTGGATCTTCTGACTTGTGTTCTGAGACCCTCTACAGATCATGCCGGAACTGCCTGGATTCCTTGTTAATCTTGTTTCAGCAAGCAACTGACAGTGATTTTGCTGAGCAAGCTCTTAATATTAAAGAACCAGTTTTCCGACAAATTGCTCTAGAAGCAGATAATCTGCTTTGGTTAGCTGAGATTTTAGCTGACAGGAATGCTGCTGATGAGTTCACGGTCATATGGGCTAGCCAACGTGAGCTGGCTGGGCTCCACTCCAAGTTGCTAGTAAAGTCTCGCCACCTTGTCAGTTGTGTCACGGCGAGGCTATTTGTGGCAATTGGGAAAGGAGAGATGCTTCCTTCAAAGGACACAAGGCGGCTTCTCTTGGACGTCTGGCTGCAGCCTCTCATGGATGACTACAATTGGTTACAGCACGGTTGCAGGTCATTTGACCGGAAAGTGGTGGAGGAAGGTATTGGGCGGACCATCTTGACGCTCCCACTGGAGGATCAGCAGACAATCTTGCTCTCGTGGCTTGGGAGCTTCTTGAAGGTTGGGGACAGCTGCCCCAATCTCCAGAAGGCCTTTGAGGTTTGGTGGAGGAGAACTTTCATAAGGCCTTATGCTGAGCAACAAGGTAATCGATCGCAATCAGGTCGGAGCTGA